The following DNA comes from Kitasatospora sp. NBC_01287.
ACGGCCGGCGCGGTGGTGGAAGGATGGGGGCATGCCCGAGCCGAGGATCCCCGAGCGCCACGCCCAGCTGCTGGAGTACGCGCAGGGCCTGAACCCGCCGTCGGGCTGGAAGATCGAGGTGTCCGGCGACGAGGTCATCATGATGGCCGGACCGTCGGTGATCCACCAGCGCAACCTGCTGGTCGTGCGCGAGCAGTTCGACGCGCACCGCCCGCGCGACCTGATGCCGAGCGAGAACACCGACCTGGCATCGCCGCACACCGGCAAGCTCCGCAACCCGGATCTGACCTACATCCCGTTCGCGGTGGTCGAGCTGGGGGGCACCGAGGTCCCGGCGGAGGCGGCCGCGATCGCGGTGGAGATCGTCTCGCCGTCGAACCCGGAGAACGACCTGGTCGGCAAGGTCCGCGACTATCCGCTGATGGGCATCCCCGTCTACCTGCTGATCGATCCGCGCCGGGGCGCGGTCACGCTCTTCTCCGAGCCCGCCGGTGGCCGCTACCGCAGGCAGTGGACCGGGGTCTTCGGTGACCTCGTACCGGTGCCGGAGCCGTTCGGGTTCGAGCTGGTCACGGGCGAGCTGATCCGCTACCCGGCCTGAGCAGGTCCGGGCCGGCCGGGAAATGCCGCGCGTCGGCCGGGAACGCCGCGACGGCCGGGCCCTTGGTGGGACCGGCCGACGCGGGGGAGTGCTCAGTGCGGGGGTACTCGGTGCGGGGGCGCTCAGCCTTCCTTGACCACCACGGTCTTGGCCGCCTTGTCGTGCAGGCACTGCTGGTACGGCTTGTCCCAGAGCAGCCAGAGCACGTTGACCAGGGAGAACAGCGAGCCGACGCAGTAGACCGCGCCGGGCAGGCCGTAGACCGCGGCGCGGGTCCAGAGCTCGTTGTCGGTGGGGCGGCCGCCGTGGGCCAGGGAGACGACGCGGAGCTTCATCGCCTTCTTGCCGATGGTCTGCTGGTTCTGGGTGAGCAGCATGGCGCCTTCGTAGCCGAAGACGAGGATCCCGCCGACGACCGTGGCGATGATCTCGCCCGCGGCGATGGCGACCAGGAACTGGATCAGGATGAACGGGATGATCAGCACCGCGAGGTCGATCAGCCGGGCCAGGAACCGGTCGCCGGCCGACGCCAGCTGACGGGTGCCGGGGGCCGGGGGGCCGTAGGGGTTCGGCTGGCCGAGCCAGCCGGTGGACTGCTGGCCGGGCTGGCCGTAGTTCGCCTGCTGGCCGTAGCCCGGAGGCTGGCCGGGGGCACCCTGCGGGTAGCCGTAGGCCTGCTGGTCGGTGGGCGGCTGCTGGCCGTAGGGGTCCTGCGGCTGCTGGCCGTACGGGCTCTGCGGCTGCTGGCCGTACGGGTTCTGCGGGTCCGACGGGTAGCCGTAGCCAGGCGGTTGGTTGTTGCTCATAGTCCAGCTCGCTCATCTCGTGGGGACTTACCCTCAGATGTTCTATACGCGAAAAGGAGGCGGCGAAAAGGCTTTGATCATAACTGTTACGCGAACAGCACCTTGACCTGATGTTGACCTGAGCCCGTATCAACTCCGCAGCCTGCTCGGCAGGGCGTCGCGGACCGCGCTGCCGAAGGCGGCGATCGCCGGGTGGGCGCCCGCGCCCTGGCGGTAACTGACGGCCGTTCGACGGGACATCGGCAGTCGGTGCAGGTGGACGGCGGCGGGCGGATCGAGCAGTCCCAGCTCGGGGACCAGCGCGGTGCCCTGGCCCGCGGCGACCAGGGCGAGCACGGTGGCGAAGTCGTCGGCGCGGTGCCGGATCCGGGGGGTGAAGCCGGCCGCCTGGCAGGCGCGGATCGTCATCGCGTGGCAGCGGGTGCCGTGGGTGGCCAGGATCCAGGGGTCGGCGGCGTGGGCGGTCAGGGTGCCGGGTCCGGGCGCGGACGCGGCCAGGTACATCGCCTCGGCGAAGAGCGGTTCGCTGTCGATGCCGGGTTCGACCGGGCCGGGGACGAAGTCGTAGTCGTGCACCAGGGCGACGTCCAGTTCGCCGGCCCGCAGCAGGTCGGCCACACCCGCCGGGTCGATCTCGGCCACCATCGGCTCCAGCTCCGGCCAGCGCTCGGCGAGCAGCACCAGAGTGGGTGGGATCAGCACCTGGGCGGCGGACGGGAAGGTGCCGATCCGCAGCGGTCCGGCCGGGCCGTGCCGGGCCTGCGCCAGCTCGGCGGCGGCCGCTTCGAGCTGGGCCAGCACGGCTTCGGCGTGCCGGACCAGGTTGTGCGCGGCCGGGGTGAGCGCCACCCGCCGGCCGGTGCGCTCCAGCAGCGCCACCCCGGCCTCGCGTTCGAGGGCGGAGAGCTGCTGGGAGACGGCGGAGGGGCTGAAGGCCAGCGCTTCCGCGACGGCGGCGATGGTGCCCCGGCGGGCCAGTTCGCGCAGGAGCCGCAGGCGGCGGACGTCGAGCATCGGCCCAGCTTACGGTTTGCGATGGAAACGCGAACTGGACCCGCACAGTGGCGGCGCCGAAGATCAAGGCATGGCGCACTCCCCGTACGACGACAGCCCGCTGAGCCCCTTGAGCCCGCTGAGCCCCCTGAGCCCGCTGAGCCCCCTGAGCCCCGCGGCCCCCCGCGACCCGCTGCGCGGCATCTTCGTGCCGCTGATCACCCCGTTCACCCCCGACGACGCGCTCGCCCTGGACGCCCTGGAGGCGCTCGCCCACGGCGTGCTGGACGAGGGCGCGGCCGGCCTGGTGGCGCTCGGCACCACCGGCGAGCCCAGCGCGCTGGACCCGGCCGAGCGGGCGGCCGTGCTGGAGCTCTGCGCCCGGGTCTGCCGCGAGCGGGGGGCGCACCTGGTGGTCGGGGCGGGCGGCGGCACCCGGGAGGGCCTGCGGGAGCTGGCCGCGCTGGGGGAGCGGCCGGAGGTCACCGCCGCGCTGACGCTGGTGCCGGCCTTCGTCCGCCCGGGCGCCGCCGGGGTGCTGGCCTACTTCGAGCACCTGGCGGCCCGCAGCCCGGTGCCGCTGATCGTCTACCACGTGCCGCACCGCACCGGGCAGCCGCTGGACGCCGGCACGCTGCACGCGCTGGCCGAGCTGCCGGGGGTCGCCGGTGTGAAGTACGCCACCGGCGCGGTGGATCCGGAGCTGGTGGCGCTGCTGGCCGACCAGCCGCCCGGCTTCGCGGTGCTGGGCGGCGACGACGCGGTGCTCTCGCCGGTGCTGGCGCTCGGCGCGGACGGCGCGATCCTGGCCTCCGCGCACCTGGCCACCGGCGCCTTCGTGGCGCTGGCCGAGGCCTGGCGGGCGGGGGAGGTGGCGCGGGCCCGGGAGTTGGGGCACCGGCTGGCCGCGTTCTCGGCCGCCGCCTTCGCCGAGCCGAACCCGGCCGTGGTCAAGGGCGTGCTGCACGCCCAGGGCCGGATCCCCAGCCCCGCGGTGCGGCTGCCGCTGCTGCCCGCGAGCGCGGCGGGCGTCGAGCGGGCGCTCGGGCTGCTGGCGCGGCTGGCCGGGCCGCCGGTGTCCACCAGGTGAATGCCGTGCGGGAATAGATCGGGGAGCAGGCAAGATGAAGCAGAGCAGTGGACCGGAGGAGGAAGTACGGATGAAGATCGGCATCGTGGGTGCCACCGGCCAGGTCGGCGGCGTGGTCCGGGAGATCCTGGCGG
Coding sequences within:
- a CDS encoding LysR family transcriptional regulator — translated: MLDVRRLRLLRELARRGTIAAVAEALAFSPSAVSQQLSALEREAGVALLERTGRRVALTPAAHNLVRHAEAVLAQLEAAAAELAQARHGPAGPLRIGTFPSAAQVLIPPTLVLLAERWPELEPMVAEIDPAGVADLLRAGELDVALVHDYDFVPGPVEPGIDSEPLFAEAMYLAASAPGPGTLTAHAADPWILATHGTRCHAMTIRACQAAGFTPRIRHRADDFATVLALVAAGQGTALVPELGLLDPPAAVHLHRLPMSRRTAVSYRQGAGAHPAIAAFGSAVRDALPSRLRS
- a CDS encoding dihydrodipicolinate synthase family protein, with product MAHSPYDDSPLSPLSPLSPLSPLSPLSPAAPRDPLRGIFVPLITPFTPDDALALDALEALAHGVLDEGAAGLVALGTTGEPSALDPAERAAVLELCARVCRERGAHLVVGAGGGTREGLRELAALGERPEVTAALTLVPAFVRPGAAGVLAYFEHLAARSPVPLIVYHVPHRTGQPLDAGTLHALAELPGVAGVKYATGAVDPELVALLADQPPGFAVLGGDDAVLSPVLALGADGAILASAHLATGAFVALAEAWRAGEVARARELGHRLAAFSAAAFAEPNPAVVKGVLHAQGRIPSPAVRLPLLPASAAGVERALGLLARLAGPPVSTR
- a CDS encoding RDD family protein, which translates into the protein MSNNQPPGYGYPSDPQNPYGQQPQSPYGQQPQDPYGQQPPTDQQAYGYPQGAPGQPPGYGQQANYGQPGQQSTGWLGQPNPYGPPAPGTRQLASAGDRFLARLIDLAVLIIPFILIQFLVAIAAGEIIATVVGGILVFGYEGAMLLTQNQQTIGKKAMKLRVVSLAHGGRPTDNELWTRAAVYGLPGAVYCVGSLFSLVNVLWLLWDKPYQQCLHDKAAKTVVVKEG
- a CDS encoding Uma2 family endonuclease, translating into MPEPRIPERHAQLLEYAQGLNPPSGWKIEVSGDEVIMMAGPSVIHQRNLLVVREQFDAHRPRDLMPSENTDLASPHTGKLRNPDLTYIPFAVVELGGTEVPAEAAAIAVEIVSPSNPENDLVGKVRDYPLMGIPVYLLIDPRRGAVTLFSEPAGGRYRRQWTGVFGDLVPVPEPFGFELVTGELIRYPA